One part of the Enterococcus sp. DIV1094 genome encodes these proteins:
- a CDS encoding MFS transporter has translation MRKTWLMKLSLLSISLVLTSNTAIASALPMMLGYFNDQSASSVELLMTIPQLTVVIFIALSSLIAKSIGQKKTVLLGLLLAGVAGVLPVFTANFYLLMISRAALGAGFGLFNSLAVSMISEFFEGEEAATLIGFQSAFQGLGAAVMTFTAGRLLTFGWQKAFLVYLITIPIIFLFMAFVPEPSKKKETTSSEKETAAKGTLRPTTVMYGILIFFLCIFYMIVVVKLSTFIVTENLGTESDAGTLLSFMQIANMVAGFLFGLIYKGLKRWTLPISFFIMAASLFLILTANHLWMIGIGAALNGIAFALFVPYIFNDATRLVPQSAKASTTSFILVLANIGNFVSPYGHQLLETFGIGSDALQNIFINGCILMTGLGILFLLLAFKKDPLPNEA, from the coding sequence ATGAGAAAGACCTGGTTGATGAAACTGTCGCTGTTGTCCATTTCCTTAGTCTTAACGTCAAATACCGCGATTGCTTCCGCTTTACCGATGATGTTGGGCTACTTCAATGACCAATCCGCTTCTTCTGTCGAACTACTGATGACGATCCCTCAACTGACCGTCGTGATTTTTATTGCTTTAAGTAGTTTGATCGCAAAAAGCATTGGACAAAAGAAAACAGTCTTGCTCGGATTACTGCTCGCTGGCGTTGCTGGCGTATTGCCTGTCTTCACAGCCAATTTTTACTTATTGATGATTTCTCGCGCAGCATTAGGCGCTGGATTTGGTCTATTCAATTCGTTGGCAGTTAGTATGATCAGTGAGTTTTTTGAAGGCGAAGAAGCCGCCACATTGATTGGTTTCCAATCCGCTTTTCAAGGTCTCGGAGCTGCGGTCATGACCTTTACTGCCGGACGTCTTCTTACTTTTGGCTGGCAAAAAGCATTCTTAGTTTACTTGATCACCATCCCGATCATCTTCTTATTTATGGCTTTTGTACCCGAACCGTCAAAGAAAAAAGAAACTACTAGTTCTGAAAAAGAAACAGCAGCAAAAGGCACACTTCGACCTACTACCGTCATGTATGGCATTTTGATTTTCTTTCTCTGCATTTTCTATATGATCGTTGTCGTCAAACTTTCTACGTTCATCGTGACTGAAAATCTCGGAACAGAATCAGATGCAGGCACACTTCTTTCCTTTATGCAGATCGCAAATATGGTCGCTGGCTTCTTATTCGGTTTGATTTACAAAGGATTGAAGCGTTGGACATTACCCATTTCTTTTTTCATCATGGCAGCAAGCTTGTTCCTCATCTTGACAGCCAATCATTTATGGATGATCGGTATAGGGGCAGCACTCAATGGTATCGCATTTGCCTTATTTGTTCCTTACATCTTCAACGATGCCACTCGTTTAGTGCCACAGTCAGCAAAAGCAAGTACCACTTCTTTTATTCTCGTTTTAGCAAATATCGGCAATTTTGTTTCGCCGTATGGTCATCAATTATTGGAAACATTTGGTATCGGTTCGGATGCCTTACAAAATATCTTTATCAATGGCTGTATTTTGATGACCGGGTTAGGTATTCTTTTTCTTCTCCTTGCTTTTAAAAAGGATCCGCTCCCAAATGAAGCCTAG
- a CDS encoding MIP/aquaporin family protein codes for MNADMTQIMGEFIGTMILILLGDGVCAAVNLNKSKAQASGWIVIAFGWAMAVTMAVFISGFMGPAHLNPAVTLGMAMTGAIGWNLVFPFIIAQLLGAIVGAVLVWLSYLPHWSATKDQGAILGTFATGPAIRNYPANFITELIGTFVLVLGLLAFGQTEFAGGTNVFAVGGLILAIGLSLGGSTGYAINPARDLGPRIAHAILPIANKGGSDWGYSWVPIAGPMVGAIVAVGMYTLMV; via the coding sequence ATGAATGCAGACATGACCCAAATCATGGGGGAATTTATTGGAACAATGATTTTGATCCTTTTAGGGGACGGCGTATGTGCGGCAGTTAATCTAAATAAAAGTAAAGCGCAAGCTTCTGGCTGGATCGTCATTGCATTTGGCTGGGCAATGGCTGTAACGATGGCAGTCTTTATTTCAGGATTCATGGGACCAGCTCATTTAAATCCTGCGGTAACACTTGGAATGGCAATGACAGGCGCAATCGGTTGGAACTTAGTCTTTCCATTCATCATTGCCCAATTACTAGGTGCAATCGTTGGTGCGGTACTCGTTTGGTTATCTTACTTGCCACATTGGTCAGCAACAAAAGACCAAGGGGCAATCTTAGGAACTTTTGCGACTGGACCAGCAATCCGCAACTATCCAGCTAACTTTATCACAGAATTGATTGGCACGTTCGTGTTAGTTTTAGGATTATTAGCATTCGGTCAAACTGAATTTGCTGGTGGAACAAATGTATTTGCTGTTGGCGGATTGATTTTAGCTATCGGGCTATCATTAGGTGGATCGACAGGATATGCGATCAATCCAGCTCGTGACTTAGGTCCACGTATTGCTCATGCGATTTTACCGATCGCTAACAAAGGTGGCTCTGACTGGGGGTATTCATGGGTGCCGATTGCTGGACCAATGGTTGGTGCAATCGTCGCAGTTGGTATGTACACGTTGATGGTTTAA
- a CDS encoding DUF1093 domain-containing protein: MKKMIGAIALLLLLFGGYKGYQYYDQTYNSQVAYAKVPETVPPLTDALSDSGEKMWNWKAYDYELTFVTKDGKTIKLPYTVASENPTPLEPNSFVKAEVSQKRVTSGPTSIDESQVPTAALAKLK; this comes from the coding sequence ATGAAAAAAATGATTGGAGCAATTGCTCTCTTATTGTTATTATTTGGTGGTTACAAAGGTTATCAATATTATGATCAAACCTACAACAGCCAAGTGGCCTATGCAAAAGTCCCAGAAACAGTACCACCATTGACCGATGCGTTGAGTGATAGCGGAGAGAAGATGTGGAATTGGAAAGCCTACGACTATGAATTGACCTTTGTCACTAAAGATGGCAAAACGATCAAATTACCTTATACGGTTGCCTCAGAAAATCCAACGCCATTAGAACCAAACAGCTTTGTCAAAGCGGAAGTGAGTCAAAAACGAGTGACCTCTGGACCAACATCGATCGATGAGAGCCAAGTACCAACCGCTGCTTTAGCTAAGTTGAAATAA
- a CDS encoding AraC family transcriptional regulator, producing the protein MNPYVQKIFMPFTAEELEQQKTGQWIKEFEGENLDEQDQQFKLDDHHLFQENNILIRQHRRFAHYPLHSHHFLEFNYMYSGTSEQIVNDLPITLKEGQLLLLDTNSRHELLPLGEKDILLNFLFKTNDININLLKKIDNRSGGLTYNFLMNAILEPGYNETHLLLHLAKEPEIQLTLDQMILEYFSQKHLGNEIMNAFSQVLFLQLSRVYHSQLAKIYKKDGQSNLMIKILQRIESQYQTLNLKELAEELGYNPNYLSNLIKQQTGKSFKQLITNQRLHEAHDLILSTRFSIEEIATSVGFSNKTHFYKKYREYFGDTPIAVRKRR; encoded by the coding sequence ATGAATCCATACGTGCAAAAAATCTTTATGCCGTTTACCGCAGAAGAGTTAGAGCAACAAAAGACAGGACAATGGATCAAGGAATTTGAAGGAGAAAATTTAGACGAACAAGACCAACAATTTAAATTAGACGACCACCATCTTTTCCAAGAAAACAATATTTTGATTCGACAACATCGACGCTTCGCTCATTATCCACTACATTCTCACCATTTTTTAGAATTCAATTATATGTATTCCGGTACTTCCGAACAGATCGTCAACGATTTGCCTATCACGTTGAAAGAAGGACAATTATTACTTTTAGATACGAATAGCCGCCATGAATTATTGCCTTTAGGTGAAAAAGATATCTTGCTGAATTTCTTATTCAAGACGAATGATATCAACATCAATCTTCTTAAAAAAATCGATAATCGGAGCGGGGGCTTGACCTATAATTTTTTAATGAACGCAATCTTAGAACCCGGCTATAACGAAACCCATCTATTGCTACATTTAGCAAAAGAACCTGAGATCCAACTCACACTGGATCAAATGATTTTAGAATATTTTTCCCAAAAGCATTTAGGCAATGAAATCATGAATGCTTTTTCTCAAGTGTTATTTTTACAGCTTTCTAGGGTGTATCATTCGCAATTAGCAAAAATCTATAAAAAAGATGGACAAAGCAATTTGATGATCAAGATTTTGCAACGAATCGAGAGCCAATATCAAACATTGAACCTCAAAGAATTAGCAGAAGAATTAGGCTATAACCCAAATTATTTGTCTAATCTGATCAAGCAACAGACCGGTAAATCTTTTAAACAACTGATCACAAATCAACGGTTACACGAAGCGCATGATCTGATTCTATCTACACGTTTTTCAATCGAAGAAATTGCGACCAGTGTCGGTTTTTCCAATAAGACTCATTTTTACAAAAAGTATCGAGAATACTTTGGTGACACACCGATTGCCGTTCGGAAACGTCGTTGA
- a CDS encoding sugar O-acetyltransferase, producing MKSTVEKMIAGEVYRQEEELLQLRLTTRDLLYEFNHIHPRKLAERQQLIKKMFKQTGDELFVEQPFHCDYGINITVGENFLANNNCTLLDVAPITIGKDVLLAPNVGIYTAGHALDPVLRQEYKAEFGAAVTIGDNVWIGANTSVLPGVTIGDHAVIGAGSVVTKDIPPNSLAVGNPCRVVRTFDQQDRIYYFKELRYPAEYMIPETDTRKGE from the coding sequence ATGAAATCAACTGTCGAAAAAATGATTGCTGGTGAGGTCTATCGCCAAGAGGAAGAATTATTGCAGCTTCGTTTAACTACGAGAGATCTGCTTTATGAGTTCAATCATATCCATCCCCGAAAATTAGCAGAACGTCAGCAATTGATCAAAAAAATGTTTAAACAAACAGGGGATGAACTCTTTGTGGAACAACCGTTTCATTGCGATTATGGCATCAATATCACCGTCGGAGAAAATTTTTTAGCCAATAATAATTGCACATTATTAGATGTTGCGCCGATCACGATCGGCAAAGATGTCTTACTCGCGCCAAATGTGGGGATCTACACCGCAGGACATGCTTTAGATCCCGTTTTACGGCAAGAGTACAAAGCAGAGTTTGGGGCAGCAGTGACGATTGGCGATAATGTCTGGATCGGCGCAAATACATCTGTCCTTCCTGGTGTAACGATCGGTGATCATGCTGTTATCGGCGCCGGAAGTGTCGTCACGAAAGATATCCCACCCAATTCTTTAGCAGTAGGCAATCCATGCCGTGTCGTGCGGACATTTGATCAGCAAGATCGGATCTACTATTTCAAAGAACTACGTTACCCAGCGGAATATATGATTCCTGAAACCGATACACGTAAAGGAGAGTAA
- the rhaD gene encoding rhamnulose-1-phosphate aldolase yields MKKLAMLHAPFVKEMIQATTNMYRLGWDERNGGNITYLLEEAQVLPFIDPTKVLRTLPLAFDAQQLAGKYFLVTGSGKYFKNMQEAPEENLGLIRVTGDGHAIDILWGLAPDAVPTSELPSHFMSHIARLSVDPDNRIVMHCHATHLLAMTFSHPLSEREFTRTLWQMCTECLVVFPEGISVIPWLVPGSNEIGEATAAKMKETRLVVWPQHGIYGSGKDMDETFGLIETAEKAAQVYTIVMAQGGIKQTLEDDNLKLLADAFGVVPRTGYLND; encoded by the coding sequence GTGAAAAAATTAGCGATGCTCCATGCTCCTTTTGTAAAAGAAATGATTCAAGCGACAACTAATATGTACCGGCTAGGCTGGGATGAACGTAATGGTGGCAATATCACCTATTTACTAGAAGAAGCACAAGTATTACCTTTTATCGATCCTACAAAAGTCTTACGGACACTGCCATTGGCTTTTGATGCCCAACAATTAGCCGGAAAGTATTTTTTAGTGACTGGATCTGGAAAGTATTTTAAAAATATGCAAGAAGCGCCCGAAGAAAATCTTGGCTTGATTCGTGTGACGGGTGACGGACATGCGATCGACATCTTATGGGGATTAGCACCTGATGCTGTTCCGACTTCTGAATTACCAAGTCATTTCATGAGCCATATCGCTCGATTAAGTGTCGATCCAGATAACCGCATCGTCATGCACTGCCATGCGACACATTTGTTAGCAATGACTTTTAGCCATCCACTTTCTGAACGAGAATTCACTCGTACCTTATGGCAAATGTGTACCGAGTGCTTAGTTGTTTTCCCTGAAGGTATTTCAGTCATTCCATGGTTAGTTCCGGGTTCAAATGAAATCGGTGAAGCAACTGCTGCAAAAATGAAAGAAACACGTTTAGTCGTTTGGCCACAACACGGGATCTATGGTTCTGGGAAAGACATGGATGAGACGTTTGGCTTGATTGAAACAGCCGAAAAAGCTGCCCAAGTCTATACGATCGTCATGGCACAAGGTGGGATCAAACAGACGTTAGAAGATGACAATTTGAAATTACTTGCTGATGCGTTTGGAGTTGTCCCACGTACTGGTTATTTGAACGATTAG
- the fucO gene encoding lactaldehyde reductase, protein MANRMILNETSYHGKGAIAAIPTEIQARNFKKVVIITDKELVKIGIVTKVTALLDEAEIAYDIYDGIVPNPTIENVKDGVSFVKEAKADVILAIGGGSPIDTAKAIGIIVTNPTFSDVRSLEGVADTKQPSLPILAVPTTSGTAAEVTINYVITDKERSRKFVCVDPHDIPIVAFVDSDLMMGMPKALCAATGMDAMTHAIEGLITKGAWEMTDMFHLKAIEVIGRSLADSVAGDPKGREDMALGQYLAGMGFSNVGLGLVHGMAHPLSAWYDIPHGVACAALLPTVMKYNKEFTGDKYREIAKALKIKDTASRSIEDIRDAACEAIDALSKKVGIPATISELGVKEADIAQIAEDAFNDVCTPGNPRETNVEEIIAIYQSLM, encoded by the coding sequence ATGGCAAACCGAATGATTTTAAATGAAACATCCTATCATGGAAAAGGCGCAATCGCGGCTATTCCAACAGAGATCCAAGCAAGAAATTTCAAAAAAGTGGTCATCATCACTGATAAAGAATTAGTCAAAATCGGTATAGTGACCAAAGTGACGGCATTATTAGATGAGGCAGAAATCGCCTATGACATCTATGATGGTATCGTGCCTAATCCAACGATCGAGAATGTAAAAGACGGCGTGAGTTTCGTAAAAGAGGCGAAAGCCGATGTAATCCTGGCAATTGGCGGAGGTTCACCGATCGATACAGCGAAAGCGATTGGGATCATCGTGACAAATCCAACGTTTTCTGATGTCCGTAGTTTAGAAGGCGTGGCAGATACGAAACAGCCAAGTTTACCAATTTTAGCTGTTCCAACTACTTCTGGTACGGCGGCTGAAGTCACGATCAATTATGTGATCACAGACAAAGAGCGTTCACGTAAATTTGTCTGTGTCGACCCCCATGATATTCCAATCGTTGCCTTTGTTGATAGCGATCTGATGATGGGGATGCCGAAAGCCTTATGTGCGGCAACTGGTATGGATGCGATGACGCATGCAATCGAAGGTTTGATCACTAAAGGTGCGTGGGAAATGACCGATATGTTCCACCTCAAAGCAATTGAGGTCATTGGTCGTAGCTTGGCCGATTCCGTTGCGGGTGATCCAAAAGGTCGGGAAGATATGGCATTGGGGCAATACCTTGCAGGGATGGGCTTTTCAAACGTCGGCTTAGGTCTTGTCCATGGCATGGCGCATCCTTTGTCTGCATGGTATGACATTCCCCATGGAGTCGCTTGTGCTGCCTTATTGCCAACGGTCATGAAATACAATAAAGAGTTTACAGGTGATAAATATCGGGAAATTGCGAAGGCGTTGAAAATCAAGGATACAGCGTCTCGTTCAATCGAGGATATCCGTGATGCTGCGTGTGAAGCGATTGATGCTTTATCGAAAAAAGTTGGTATCCCTGCCACGATTTCTGAATTAGGTGTCAAAGAAGCGGATATTGCACAAATTGCAGAAGATGCATTCAACGATGTCTGTACTCCAGGAAATCCAAGAGAAACGAATGTGGAAGAGATCATCGCTATCTATCAAAGCTTGATGTAG
- the rhaA gene encoding L-rhamnose isomerase yields the protein MMNVKERYEEAKAKYASIGVDTEAVLKKLAEVKISMHCWQGDDVKGFLTPDGELTGGIMATGNYPGAAHTPEQLRQDLEKAFSLIPGKHKLNLHAMYLDTDEPVDLNEIEPKHFEKWVAWAKEQGVGLDFNPTFFSHPMMKDGLTLAHPDKEVRDYWIEHGKRARKIAEYMGKEIGQTCIDNFWMPDGMKDNPIDRLSPRQRLMESLDEIFSEEINEEYTQDAVESKLFGLGAEAYTVGSHEFYMGYGLTRNKLICLDAGHFHPTEVISNKLTSLALFSKGIMLHVSRPVRWDSDHVVIMDDELQEIGKELVRNDLLGKTAIGLDFFDATINRIAAWAIGTRNTQKSLLKAMLEPIAELKEAERNFDFTKRIAFTEELKDFPYADVWNYFCEINNVPVGMDWYQEVLQYEKEVLSKRL from the coding sequence ATGATGAATGTCAAAGAGCGTTACGAAGAAGCCAAAGCAAAATATGCGAGTATCGGTGTCGATACAGAAGCCGTCCTAAAAAAACTCGCAGAAGTAAAGATTTCGATGCACTGCTGGCAAGGCGATGATGTCAAAGGATTTTTAACACCAGATGGAGAGTTGACGGGTGGTATCATGGCGACTGGTAATTACCCAGGTGCCGCACATACGCCTGAACAATTACGACAAGATTTAGAAAAAGCATTTTCATTGATCCCCGGCAAGCACAAATTGAACTTACATGCCATGTACTTAGATACAGATGAACCAGTCGACTTGAATGAAATTGAGCCAAAACATTTCGAGAAATGGGTCGCATGGGCAAAAGAACAAGGTGTAGGACTTGATTTCAATCCAACCTTCTTCTCTCATCCAATGATGAAAGACGGATTGACACTTGCTCATCCAGACAAAGAAGTTCGAGATTACTGGATCGAGCATGGGAAACGCGCTCGTAAAATCGCCGAGTATATGGGGAAAGAAATCGGTCAAACATGTATCGATAATTTCTGGATGCCTGACGGAATGAAAGACAATCCAATCGATCGTCTGTCTCCACGCCAACGCCTGATGGAATCTTTAGATGAGATCTTCTCAGAAGAAATCAATGAAGAATATACACAAGATGCTGTCGAATCTAAATTATTTGGGCTTGGTGCAGAAGCTTACACCGTTGGTTCACATGAATTTTATATGGGCTATGGATTGACACGTAACAAACTGATTTGTCTAGATGCAGGCCACTTCCACCCAACCGAAGTCATCTCAAACAAACTGACTTCTTTAGCCCTATTTTCTAAAGGAATCATGCTTCACGTCTCTCGCCCTGTACGCTGGGATTCAGATCATGTCGTGATCATGGACGACGAGTTACAAGAAATCGGCAAAGAGTTAGTTCGCAACGACTTACTCGGAAAAACAGCCATCGGTCTTGATTTCTTCGACGCTACCATCAACCGGATCGCCGCTTGGGCAATCGGTACGAGAAATACACAAAAATCATTACTGAAAGCGATGCTTGAACCAATCGCAGAATTAAAAGAAGCCGAACGCAACTTCGACTTCACCAAACGTATAGCCTTCACCGAAGAATTAAAAGACTTCCCGTACGCAGACGTTTGGAATTACTTCTGTGAAATCAACAATGTCCCAGTAGGTATGGACTGGTACCAAGAAGTCTTACAATATGAGAAAGAGGTATTGAGTAAGAGGTTGTGA
- the rhaB gene encoding rhamnulokinase produces the protein MNYLAIDIGASSGRLIHANLNELGNFELQEVHRFKNGFEKVDGVAKWPLTHLVTEILKGFEKAKQQGITECYVGIDTWGVDYGLLDADGNLLEAPTSYRDDRTKEAIAHFDQKMPLDKLYQKTGIQLQPFNTVFQLLVEEKETLANVHRLLLMPDLLGYLFTGKAVTEKTNASTMQLLNLKMRKWDPDILAVLGIDDTLFPRITEPGQILGELQTEQFPKYDLPKATFITIASHDTASAVVGTPATGKDWAYISSGTWSLMGVEIPEGISTKEAFDANFTNEWGVQGTIRFLKNIMGMWLIQEVARLQDGAYSFAELAEMAAQEAPFQQLINVNDPRFLNPKNMIQELQDYCKETNQTIPQTPGQLARCIYDNLALCYAVELENLARITGKEFHKLHIVGGGSNNTFLNQLTADICNIEVEAGPDEATAIGNLMVQMIATKGYGTLQLAREAIRDSVSLTTFHPRHTEEMTQALARYKEFLI, from the coding sequence ATGAATTATCTTGCAATCGATATTGGCGCTTCTAGCGGTCGCTTGATCCATGCCAATCTGAACGAATTAGGCAATTTTGAGTTACAGGAAGTCCATCGCTTCAAAAATGGATTTGAAAAAGTCGATGGTGTCGCAAAATGGCCATTGACACATTTAGTCACAGAAATCTTAAAAGGATTTGAAAAAGCCAAGCAACAAGGAATCACCGAATGTTATGTAGGGATCGATACTTGGGGCGTTGACTATGGCTTATTAGATGCTGATGGCAATTTGCTCGAAGCACCGACGAGCTATCGGGACGACCGCACGAAAGAAGCAATTGCGCACTTTGACCAAAAGATGCCACTAGACAAACTCTATCAAAAAACAGGCATCCAACTACAACCATTCAATACAGTTTTCCAATTACTCGTTGAAGAAAAGGAAACGTTAGCAAATGTCCATCGCTTATTATTGATGCCCGATTTACTCGGCTATCTGTTCACAGGAAAAGCGGTCACTGAAAAAACAAATGCTTCGACCATGCAGCTCCTGAACTTAAAAATGCGGAAATGGGACCCCGATATTTTAGCCGTTTTAGGTATCGATGATACGCTTTTCCCGCGGATCACAGAACCAGGACAGATTCTAGGAGAATTGCAAACAGAACAATTTCCTAAATATGATCTGCCAAAAGCCACTTTTATCACGATTGCATCTCACGACACAGCTTCAGCAGTCGTCGGCACACCAGCAACTGGCAAAGATTGGGCATACATCAGTTCTGGCACTTGGTCATTGATGGGCGTGGAGATTCCTGAAGGGATTTCCACGAAAGAAGCTTTTGATGCTAATTTTACAAATGAATGGGGCGTCCAAGGAACCATTCGCTTCCTAAAAAATATCATGGGGATGTGGTTGATCCAAGAAGTAGCCCGCCTGCAAGATGGCGCCTACAGCTTTGCTGAATTAGCAGAAATGGCCGCACAAGAAGCGCCTTTCCAACAGTTGATCAATGTCAATGATCCACGCTTCTTGAACCCTAAAAATATGATTCAAGAATTACAAGATTATTGTAAAGAAACAAACCAAACAATTCCACAAACCCCTGGTCAGCTGGCTCGTTGTATCTATGACAACTTGGCTTTGTGCTACGCCGTCGAACTAGAGAACTTAGCACGAATCACCGGAAAAGAATTTCATAAATTACACATTGTCGGTGGGGGTTCAAACAACACCTTCCTCAATCAGCTGACAGCCGATATTTGCAATATCGAAGTCGAAGCAGGACCAGATGAAGCGACTGCTATTGGCAATCTCATGGTCCAAATGATTGCTACTAAGGGCTATGGCACGTTGCAACTTGCACGTGAAGCAATCAGAGATTCCGTTTCATTAACCACGTTCCACCCTCGACACACAGAGGAAATGACACAGGCACTAGCTAGATATAAAGAATTTTTAATATAA